One Roseomonas sp. OT10 DNA window includes the following coding sequences:
- a CDS encoding carbohydrate ABC transporter permease produces MSAALHRSVRRRRLHRLAVNALICAFALFPILWGLSASLKSADRILEFPPQLIPDAPTLQHYVRLFGEGAAYYILNSVLVSALTVLVTLGLGALAAYALARYEFRGRAGLMGATVAIMSIPIASLLVPTFTLLSATGLTDTRTGLVLLYAAYQLPVVVWMLYGYFRSLPVEIENAARLDGCSPLRTLVKVVLPLSKPGLIAAGLFVLVFAWNDFVVAVTMTSTEAVRTFPVAIYFYLGFYGREWGPLLAASMVSIVPILLVFVLLQRHFMSGLTGGGVKG; encoded by the coding sequence ATGAGCGCCGCCCTGCATCGTTCCGTGCGCCGTCGCCGGCTGCACCGGCTCGCGGTCAACGCGCTGATCTGCGCCTTCGCGCTCTTCCCGATCCTCTGGGGCCTTTCCGCCTCCCTCAAATCCGCGGATCGCATCCTCGAATTCCCGCCGCAGCTGATCCCCGACGCTCCCACCCTGCAGCACTACGTCCGGCTGTTCGGGGAAGGGGCGGCCTACTACATCCTGAACTCGGTGCTCGTTTCGGCGCTCACCGTCCTCGTGACGCTCGGCCTCGGCGCCCTCGCGGCCTATGCCCTGGCGCGCTACGAGTTCCGCGGTCGCGCCGGCCTCATGGGCGCCACCGTCGCGATCATGAGCATCCCGATCGCCTCCCTCCTGGTTCCCACCTTCACCCTGCTCAGCGCGACGGGCCTGACGGACACGCGGACGGGGCTGGTGCTCCTCTACGCCGCCTACCAGCTCCCGGTCGTCGTCTGGATGCTCTACGGCTACTTCCGTTCCCTGCCGGTGGAGATCGAGAACGCGGCCCGCCTGGACGGCTGCTCGCCCCTGCGGACGCTCGTGAAGGTGGTGCTGCCGCTCTCGAAGCCGGGCCTCATCGCGGCGGGCCTCTTCGTCCTCGTCTTCGCCTGGAACGACTTCGTGGTGGCGGTCACCATGACCTCGACCGAGGCCGTCCGCACCTTCCCGGTCGCGATCTACTTCTACCTCGGCTTCTACGGGCGCGAATGGGGTCCGCTCCTCGCCGCGTCGATGGTCTCGATCGTCCCGATCCTCCTCGTCTTCGTGCTGCTCCAGCGGCACTTCATGTCCGGCCTGACCGGCGGCGGCGTAAAGGGCTGA
- a CDS encoding ABC transporter ATP-binding protein: protein MANVSFRGVSKHYAEVVALEALQLDIEDGEFVSLLGPSGSGKSTTLNLLAGLLEADSGSIYIGSRDVTHLPPERRDLAMVFQNYALYPHLTVAENLAFPLEARRPRPAAAEIRAKVDLVAETLGIGALLDRYPKEISGGQQQRVALGRAMVRDPRVFLLDEPLSNLDARLRIRMRRDLKSLHAAIRSTIIYVTHDQSEAMTLSSRIAVFDRGRLQQFGPPEEIYGRPVNTFVANFVGERETGFLPGEAFDEGGGLRFRTSFGAIDLARPAGSLRATGPLLVGVRPEAIAIVPPEGPVRATVVLTELSGADMHVTLRSASGGELVARHDPRTGLPLPGETVGLRFDPAQLHLFDQDSGQAVSHGVLSNCNGKGEG, encoded by the coding sequence ATGGCGAACGTTTCCTTCCGCGGGGTCTCGAAGCACTACGCCGAGGTGGTGGCGCTGGAGGCGCTGCAGCTCGACATCGAGGACGGGGAGTTCGTCTCCCTCCTCGGGCCCTCGGGGTCCGGGAAGTCCACGACGCTGAACCTCCTCGCCGGCCTGCTGGAGGCCGATTCCGGCTCGATCTACATCGGCAGCCGGGACGTCACGCACCTGCCGCCGGAGCGGCGCGACCTGGCGATGGTCTTCCAGAACTATGCCCTCTACCCGCACCTCACGGTGGCGGAGAACCTCGCCTTCCCCCTGGAGGCGCGGCGGCCCCGCCCGGCGGCGGCGGAGATCCGCGCGAAGGTCGACCTGGTGGCGGAGACGCTCGGTATCGGCGCGTTGCTGGACCGCTACCCGAAGGAGATCTCGGGCGGGCAGCAGCAGCGCGTGGCGCTCGGCCGCGCCATGGTCCGGGACCCGCGCGTCTTCCTCCTGGACGAGCCGCTCTCCAACCTGGACGCCCGCCTGCGCATCCGGATGCGCCGGGATCTGAAGAGCCTGCACGCGGCGATCCGGTCGACCATCATCTACGTCACCCACGACCAGTCCGAGGCCATGACCCTCTCATCCCGGATCGCGGTCTTCGACCGGGGGCGGCTGCAGCAGTTCGGCCCGCCGGAGGAGATCTATGGCCGGCCGGTCAACACCTTCGTCGCGAACTTCGTGGGGGAGCGGGAGACGGGCTTCCTGCCGGGCGAGGCGTTCGACGAGGGCGGCGGGCTGCGCTTCAGGACCTCGTTCGGGGCAATCGACCTGGCCCGTCCTGCCGGTTCGCTTCGTGCAACCGGACCGCTTCTGGTGGGGGTTCGCCCGGAGGCGATCGCCATCGTGCCGCCCGAGGGGCCGGTGCGCGCGACGGTCGTCCTGACGGAACTGTCGGGGGCCGACATGCATGTCACCCTGCGCTCCGCATCGGGCGGGGAGCTGGTGGCCCGGCACGACCCCCGTACCGGCCTGCCCCTGCCGGGCGAGACGGTCGGGCTGCGCTTCGATCCGGCGCAGCTCCACCTGTTCGACCAGGATTCCGGGCAGGCCGTCAGCCACGGCGTGCTTTCGAACTGCAACGGGAAGGGAGAGGGATGA
- a CDS encoding FAD-dependent oxidoreductase, which produces MMAQRLRHEEYDVVVVGGGCAGVAAAISAAKSGAKTLLIEAGSMIGGELITGLPVDGALNARGEWIVGGSMKEILDEHERLGGYIGPIKDWRLIWYVCIDPEIMKIAVSNVVRRHGVDVWMYSFAEDVVTNRGEVTGVVVLNKRQRTLVSAKVFIDCSGDGDVAMMAGAETMVSNEMGEFQPLTMLFRISGVRTEPLLRFCVEHPENLAVGESEWMGAELSPRECAERLYEQGQPAVFIKGQGPLIQDGVRSGALKYETALIGIIPVSKERGEVSVNTTRIANIDATDTVKLSEAFGSLVDQAWSCISFMRGHIPGFEEAHFSGLAHRVGIRETRRVRGEYVLTGDDVLHARKRPEDGIGKGSHHIDIHQDGFKQVRIPVRGGGSYDMPYEMLIPVGVKNVFAAGRCMSADREGHGSARVMGPCMAQGDAAGLAASMSLHLNDPGNVRGVPVGRLRDGLRRQGAILEGTH; this is translated from the coding sequence ATGATGGCGCAGCGCCTGCGGCATGAAGAGTACGATGTGGTCGTCGTCGGGGGTGGATGCGCCGGGGTCGCCGCCGCGATCAGCGCGGCGAAGAGCGGGGCGAAGACCCTCCTGATCGAGGCAGGCTCCATGATCGGGGGCGAGCTGATCACCGGCCTGCCGGTCGACGGCGCGCTGAACGCCCGCGGGGAATGGATCGTGGGCGGCTCCATGAAGGAGATCCTCGACGAGCACGAACGCCTCGGCGGCTATATCGGCCCGATCAAGGACTGGCGGCTGATCTGGTACGTCTGCATCGACCCGGAGATCATGAAGATCGCCGTGTCCAACGTCGTCCGCCGGCACGGGGTGGATGTCTGGATGTACAGCTTCGCCGAGGACGTCGTGACCAATCGCGGCGAGGTCACGGGGGTCGTGGTGCTCAACAAGCGGCAGCGCACCCTCGTCAGCGCCAAGGTCTTCATCGACTGCTCCGGCGATGGCGACGTCGCGATGATGGCCGGGGCCGAGACGATGGTCTCCAACGAGATGGGGGAGTTCCAGCCCCTGACGATGCTCTTCCGGATCTCCGGCGTGAGGACGGAGCCGTTGCTGCGCTTCTGCGTCGAGCACCCGGAGAACCTGGCCGTCGGCGAGAGCGAGTGGATGGGGGCGGAGCTTTCGCCAAGGGAATGCGCGGAACGTCTCTATGAGCAGGGGCAGCCGGCCGTCTTCATCAAGGGGCAGGGACCGCTGATCCAGGACGGCGTCCGCTCGGGCGCCTTGAAGTACGAGACCGCCCTGATCGGGATCATTCCCGTCTCCAAGGAACGGGGCGAGGTGTCCGTCAACACCACGCGCATCGCGAACATCGATGCGACGGACACGGTCAAGCTGTCCGAAGCCTTCGGATCGCTCGTGGACCAAGCGTGGAGCTGCATCTCCTTCATGCGCGGCCACATTCCCGGATTCGAGGAGGCGCATTTCTCCGGCCTCGCCCACCGCGTCGGCATCCGGGAAACCCGCCGTGTCCGCGGGGAGTACGTGTTGACGGGCGACGATGTGCTGCATGCCCGCAAGCGGCCGGAGGACGGGATCGGGAAGGGATCGCATCACATCGACATCCACCAGGACGGCTTCAAGCAGGTCCGCATCCCGGTCCGGGGCGGCGGTTCCTACGACATGCCCTACGAGATGCTGATCCCGGTCGGCGTGAAGAACGTGTTCGCCGCGGGCCGCTGCATGTCGGCGGATCGGGAGGGACATGGCTCGGCGCGCGTCATGGGCCCGTGCATGGCGCAGGGCGATGCGGCCGGCCTCGCCGCCTCCATGAGCCTGCACCTGAACGATCCGGGGAATGTCCGGGGCGTCCCCGTGGGGCGGTTGCGGGACGGTCTCCGCCGCCAGGGAGCCATCCTCGAAGGCACCCATTGA
- a CDS encoding GMC family oxidoreductase, which translates to MTLSAPLALTRGEARTLATLLRRIWPERGAMPDAVGLGALDFLDRTLAGAERAALDLYREGVPALNRAARALYGSPVEGLEDRQVDDLLGRLAAGDVPGMRLPSAAEFWATLRRHAIEGLFSDPAHGGNRAAATWRFLGHPGVRLADMPAPGTSPLTLADLDDGPDEDEIAGFDPARGLDAPNPRADVVVVGLGGVGSLAAARLALLGMEVVGLEAGGWRPLASYRPDELTGAVYARASLGPKFNAEVPRWRETPQQATRPMPFSLGRMGNGVGGTIAHYGARLRRHHPHHFRMRSLVREMGLERRLEEDCTLADWPLSYDALEPWYEEMEQLVGVAGPDSHPFIPRRTGLPMPATRAPKVGLAFAQAATTLGYHPTAVPVGQNTLPWGGRPPMAYSPWGEGLGSRTRDRWMPTFDLLPRALATGRLDLRTRCRVLRVLTGADGRAAGVSYVGPDGREREQRAPTVILAAYTFETVRLLFLSGDTHRADGLGNTSAQLGRHFMTKQFPSVLGHVPGAAFDRHAGPGAQGIIVEDLLRPEAFAAEDGLVGGATLGVENQMLPIQIAREALPPGLPSFGPAWQDHMARWNERAVIRIQTDTLSYHGNVLDLDPLHRDRGGYGLPLVRVTFAVRRNEERLADWAMRRSRDMLRRMGAATSWDGPRFTGIGSCHDFGGARMGLDPRTSVVSDDMQVHDTPGLYVMGGATFPSCHGVNPTLTMWALAARACDRLAGLHRPGLPGGSCS; encoded by the coding sequence ATGACCCTCTCGGCTCCCCTCGCGCTGACCCGTGGCGAGGCCCGCACGCTGGCCACCCTGCTGCGGCGGATCTGGCCGGAGCGGGGGGCGATGCCGGATGCCGTGGGCCTCGGGGCGCTCGACTTCCTCGACAGGACGCTCGCCGGGGCGGAACGCGCAGCCCTCGACCTCTATCGCGAGGGCGTGCCCGCGCTGAACCGGGCCGCCCGCGCGCTCTACGGCAGCCCGGTCGAGGGGTTGGAGGACCGGCAGGTCGACGACCTGCTGGGCCGCCTCGCCGCCGGCGACGTTCCGGGGATGCGCCTGCCTTCGGCGGCGGAGTTCTGGGCGACCCTGCGCCGGCACGCGATCGAGGGATTGTTCTCCGACCCTGCCCATGGCGGGAACCGGGCCGCCGCGACCTGGCGATTCCTCGGCCATCCGGGCGTTCGCCTTGCCGACATGCCGGCTCCGGGCACCTCTCCGCTGACCCTGGCCGATCTCGACGACGGGCCGGACGAGGACGAGATCGCCGGCTTCGACCCGGCGAGGGGGCTCGATGCGCCGAACCCGCGCGCGGACGTCGTGGTCGTCGGGCTCGGCGGAGTCGGATCGCTCGCCGCCGCGCGCCTGGCGCTCCTCGGCATGGAGGTGGTCGGCCTGGAGGCCGGTGGCTGGCGCCCGCTGGCCTCGTACCGCCCGGACGAGCTGACCGGCGCGGTCTATGCCCGCGCCAGCCTCGGCCCGAAGTTCAACGCCGAGGTGCCGCGCTGGCGCGAGACGCCGCAGCAGGCGACGCGACCGATGCCCTTCTCGCTCGGGCGCATGGGCAATGGCGTCGGCGGCACGATCGCGCATTACGGCGCGCGCCTGCGCCGCCATCATCCCCATCATTTCCGGATGCGCAGCCTGGTGCGCGAGATGGGCCTGGAACGCAGGCTCGAGGAGGACTGCACTCTTGCCGACTGGCCGCTCTCCTACGACGCGCTGGAGCCGTGGTACGAGGAGATGGAGCAGCTGGTGGGCGTGGCCGGGCCGGACAGCCACCCGTTCATTCCGCGCCGCACGGGGCTGCCCATGCCGGCGACACGCGCGCCGAAGGTCGGCCTGGCCTTTGCCCAGGCCGCCACGACCCTCGGCTATCATCCCACCGCCGTCCCGGTGGGACAGAACACCCTGCCGTGGGGTGGGCGTCCGCCGATGGCCTACTCCCCCTGGGGGGAAGGGCTGGGCAGCCGGACCCGCGATCGCTGGATGCCCACCTTCGACCTTCTCCCGCGCGCGCTCGCGACGGGTCGGCTGGACCTGCGGACACGCTGCCGCGTCCTGCGGGTCCTGACCGGTGCCGATGGCCGGGCCGCCGGCGTCTCCTATGTCGGCCCGGACGGGAGGGAGCGCGAGCAGCGCGCCCCCACCGTCATCCTCGCGGCCTATACCTTCGAGACGGTCCGGCTGCTGTTCCTCTCGGGCGATACCCATCGGGCGGATGGGCTGGGGAACACGTCGGCACAGCTCGGGCGTCACTTCATGACGAAGCAGTTCCCCAGCGTGCTCGGCCATGTCCCGGGTGCGGCGTTCGACCGGCACGCCGGCCCGGGCGCGCAGGGCATCATCGTCGAGGATCTGCTGCGCCCCGAGGCATTCGCTGCCGAGGATGGCCTGGTCGGCGGCGCGACGCTTGGCGTCGAGAACCAGATGCTGCCGATCCAGATCGCGCGCGAGGCCCTTCCGCCGGGCCTGCCCTCCTTCGGCCCGGCGTGGCAGGACCATATGGCCCGCTGGAACGAACGGGCCGTGATCCGCATCCAGACCGACACCCTCTCCTACCATGGCAACGTTCTTGACCTCGATCCCCTTCATCGCGACCGCGGCGGCTACGGGTTGCCCCTGGTCAGGGTGACCTTCGCGGTGCGCCGGAACGAGGAGCGCCTCGCCGACTGGGCGATGCGCCGTTCCCGGGACATGCTCAGGCGCATGGGCGCGGCGACAAGCTGGGACGGGCCGCGCTTTACCGGCATCGGAAGTTGCCACGATTTCGGGGGGGCGCGGATGGGGCTGGACCCCAGGACCTCCGTGGTGAGCGATGACATGCAGGTGCATGATACGCCCGGGCTCTATGTGATGGGCGGTGCGACCTTTCCTTCGTGCCACGGCGTGAACCCGACCTTGACGATGTGGGCGTTGGCAGCGCGCGCTTGCGACCGCTTGGCTGGGCTGCACCGCCCTGGGCTCCCTGGAGGCTCCTGTTCCTGA
- a CDS encoding MarR family winged helix-turn-helix transcriptional regulator: MARSDPDADDGPTDPRTIRDLLSYRIHQLANALSRGAALRYRQEFDVSLMEWRILALLGDFAPLTLTDLARQGGLDKGLASRAVSGLVERGLVRRGTSRHDARELALSLTAPGRKVFRGLIRAACERDDAFLGALDGEEKDVIDRVIRKLLAVARAQMLEDDTVKAPPTCPPRSEQAE; the protein is encoded by the coding sequence ATGGCTCGATCCGACCCTGATGCCGATGACGGCCCGACCGATCCGCGGACCATCCGCGACCTGCTCTCCTATCGCATCCATCAGCTCGCCAATGCGCTGAGCCGCGGCGCCGCGCTGCGCTACCGGCAGGAATTCGACGTCAGCCTGATGGAATGGCGCATCCTGGCCCTGCTGGGCGACTTCGCGCCGCTGACCCTGACCGACCTCGCCCGGCAGGGAGGGCTGGACAAGGGCCTCGCCAGCCGCGCGGTCAGCGGCCTGGTCGAGCGCGGCCTGGTCCGGCGCGGCACCAGCCGCCATGACGCCCGGGAGCTCGCCCTGAGCCTGACGGCACCCGGCCGCAAGGTGTTCCGGGGGCTCATCCGGGCGGCCTGCGAGCGCGACGACGCCTTCCTGGGCGCGCTGGACGGCGAGGAGAAGGACGTCATCGACCGGGTGATCCGCAAGCTGCTGGCGGTGGCGCGCGCCCAGATGCTGGAAGACGACACCGTGAAGGCACCGCCAACGTGCCCGCCCCGGAGCGAGCAGGCTGAGTGA
- a CDS encoding alpha/beta fold hydrolase, producing MARHEQAHRIAAPNGARIAVTVAGEGPALVLLPSLGRGAEDFDALVPPLAAAGHRVIRPQPRWVGDSTGPVEGVTLHDLAADVAAVIVALAAAPAVVAGHAFGNYVARSLAADRPELVRGVALLAASPGKAPPGEVTIGPAMRAAIMGSGDEALPAEERLAHLRTAFFAPGHDPSPWLAGWHAAAKRAQRAAIERTPVDDFFAAGRAPLLDLQAEEDAVAPPAQGGFLKACLGERVTIATIPRAGHALLPEQPEAVVRALLRWMAGLPLYS from the coding sequence ATGGCACGGCATGAGCAGGCGCACCGGATCGCCGCGCCCAACGGCGCCCGGATCGCGGTGACGGTGGCCGGGGAGGGCCCGGCCCTGGTCCTGCTGCCCTCCCTCGGCCGGGGCGCGGAGGATTTCGACGCCCTGGTCCCGCCCCTGGCGGCGGCGGGGCACCGGGTGATCCGGCCACAGCCGCGCTGGGTCGGCGACAGCACGGGGCCGGTGGAGGGGGTGACCCTGCACGACCTGGCGGCCGATGTCGCGGCGGTGATCGTCGCGCTGGCGGCCGCCCCGGCCGTGGTCGCCGGGCACGCCTTCGGCAACTACGTCGCGCGCAGCCTGGCGGCGGACCGGCCGGAGCTGGTCCGCGGCGTGGCGCTGCTGGCGGCCTCCCCGGGCAAGGCGCCGCCGGGAGAGGTCACGATCGGCCCGGCGATGCGGGCGGCGATCATGGGCTCCGGCGACGAGGCCCTGCCGGCCGAGGAGCGGCTGGCCCATCTGCGCACGGCCTTCTTCGCGCCGGGTCACGATCCCTCGCCCTGGCTCGCCGGCTGGCATGCCGCGGCCAAGCGGGCCCAGCGCGCCGCGATCGAGCGGACCCCGGTGGATGATTTCTTCGCCGCCGGGCGGGCGCCGCTGCTGGACCTCCAGGCGGAGGAGGATGCGGTGGCGCCCCCGGCCCAAGGCGGCTTCCTGAAGGCCTGCCTGGGCGAGCGCGTGACCATCGCCACCATCCCCCGCGCCGGCCATGCCCTGCTGCCGGAGCAGCCGGAGGCGGTGGTGCGGGCGCTGCTGCGCTGGATGGCCGGGCTGCCGCTATATAGTTGA
- a CDS encoding ATP-grasp domain-containing protein: MRLTEMEAKALLRRHGIPVPRGLAIPPGAPLPAALPDWPGLVLKAQLLEGGRGKRGLVRRVTAGELDGARAAMEAIAGPVGFLVEEAVAIERELYVALRVDGTAQRMEALVSAEGGMAVEEGAPLLRLPLDPGAPDAAERLYPALRDALPPALAARLAREVVRLARLAVTEDLTLLEINPLAVTPTGLLACDAKLVRDDAALDRQDAAATAGSAALEDAALTPLERRARDRGFAFVEMPGNVAVVSAGAGLGMLLMDLLADHGLRAACFMDNLRGGPAETTEARLEAAFDLAERDGVRAILFYTTLASRPLAERVEALLGFLARRPPPKPVFAGFAAAHAATRGFDAAAARERLRAAGVVLLEEDPLALIRRMAARLEGGAA; the protein is encoded by the coding sequence ATGCGTCTGACCGAGATGGAGGCGAAGGCGCTGCTGCGCCGGCACGGGATTCCCGTCCCGCGCGGCCTGGCCATCCCGCCTGGCGCCCCCCTGCCGGCGGCGCTGCCCGACTGGCCCGGCCTCGTGCTGAAGGCGCAGCTCCTCGAAGGCGGCCGCGGCAAGCGCGGCCTGGTGCGCCGCGTGACGGCCGGTGAATTGGACGGGGCCCGCGCGGCCATGGAGGCCATCGCCGGCCCGGTCGGCTTCCTGGTGGAGGAGGCGGTCGCCATCGAGCGCGAGCTGTACGTCGCCCTGCGCGTCGACGGCACGGCGCAGCGGATGGAGGCGCTGGTCTCCGCCGAGGGCGGCATGGCCGTGGAGGAGGGCGCGCCCCTGCTCCGCCTGCCGCTCGACCCCGGCGCGCCGGATGCGGCCGAGCGCCTCTACCCCGCGCTGCGCGACGCCCTGCCCCCTGCCCTGGCCGCGCGCCTGGCGCGGGAGGTGGTGCGGCTGGCCCGCCTCGCGGTGACGGAGGATCTGACGCTGCTGGAGATCAACCCGCTGGCGGTCACCCCGACCGGGCTGCTGGCCTGCGACGCCAAGCTGGTGCGTGACGATGCGGCGCTGGACCGCCAGGACGCGGCGGCCACGGCCGGCAGCGCGGCGCTGGAGGATGCCGCGCTGACGCCGCTGGAGCGCCGTGCCCGCGACCGCGGCTTCGCCTTCGTGGAAATGCCCGGCAACGTGGCGGTGGTCTCCGCCGGCGCCGGGCTGGGCATGCTGCTGATGGACCTGCTGGCAGATCACGGGCTGCGCGCCGCCTGCTTCATGGACAACCTGCGCGGCGGCCCGGCCGAGACCACCGAGGCGCGGCTGGAGGCGGCCTTCGACCTCGCGGAGCGGGACGGGGTGCGGGCGATCCTGTTCTACACCACCCTCGCCTCCCGCCCGCTGGCGGAGCGGGTGGAGGCGCTGCTCGGCTTCCTCGCCCGCCGCCCGCCGCCGAAGCCGGTCTTCGCGGGCTTCGCCGCCGCCCATGCCGCCACGCGCGGCTTCGACGCCGCCGCCGCGCGGGAGCGGCTGCGCGCGGCGGGCGTCGTGCTGCTGGAGGAGGACCCGCTGGCGCTGATCCGCCGCATGGCCGCGCGGCTGGAAGGGGGTGCCGCGTGA
- a CDS encoding CoA-binding protein, whose product MPPFLRAFPQRVIVLNPAGRYAARQVAGMREAGTRIVAGIALGRGGTALDGLPLLDSLADLEAPADAAILYTPPEGTADAIRQCAAAGIPTIVAAAEYVPLHDGLRAARAAREAGSWLVGPNTLGLCVPGEGLLGSIAPSFCMPGGVALLGRSGTLTLTVARLLTAAGIGQRLALHLGGDSVIGRNPHEYLDGLAADPGTRAVLYCGEVGGDKEYALAEALARFPKPLVATVVGRHAPADRQLGHAGALIGSAREGAAAKLAALGAAGAITAATPYDAIARLKELLPA is encoded by the coding sequence ATGCCGCCCTTCCTGCGCGCCTTCCCGCAACGGGTCATCGTCCTCAACCCCGCCGGCCGCTACGCCGCCCGGCAGGTCGCCGGCATGCGCGAGGCGGGGACGCGGATCGTCGCCGGCATCGCCCTCGGCCGCGGCGGCACCGCGCTGGATGGGCTGCCGCTGCTCGACAGCCTAGCGGATCTGGAGGCGCCGGCCGATGCCGCCATCCTCTACACCCCGCCCGAGGGCACGGCCGACGCCATCCGGCAATGCGCCGCCGCCGGCATCCCCACCATCGTCGCGGCGGCGGAATACGTCCCGCTGCATGACGGGCTGCGGGCGGCCCGGGCGGCGCGCGAGGCGGGAAGCTGGCTGGTGGGGCCGAACACGCTCGGCCTCTGCGTCCCCGGCGAGGGGCTGCTGGGCTCCATCGCCCCCTCCTTCTGCATGCCCGGCGGCGTGGCGCTGCTGGGACGCAGCGGCACGCTGACCCTGACCGTCGCGCGGCTGCTGACGGCGGCCGGGATCGGCCAGCGGCTCGCCTTGCACCTGGGCGGGGATTCGGTGATCGGCCGCAACCCGCACGAATACCTCGACGGGCTGGCCGCCGATCCGGGCACGCGCGCCGTGCTCTATTGCGGCGAGGTCGGCGGCGACAAGGAATACGCCCTGGCCGAGGCCCTGGCGCGCTTCCCCAAGCCGCTGGTCGCCACCGTGGTCGGGCGGCACGCCCCGGCGGACCGGCAGCTCGGCCATGCCGGCGCGCTGATCGGCAGCGCGCGCGAGGGGGCGGCGGCCAAGCTCGCGGCGCTGGGCGCGGCGGGCGCGATCACCGCCGCCACCCCCTACGACGCCATCGCCCGGCTGAAGGAGCTGCTGCCCGCATGA
- a CDS encoding hydroxymethylglutaryl-CoA lyase codes for MSQNPEVVLCECFARDGLQHEPEVVPAAAKAAMLARIADCGFRRIEITSFSHPKYIPQFADAEAVLAAVPPRPGVLFKATCPNPAAVRRALAAREAGRGPEEISFLVSASEGHTQKNLRRSRAEQWTQVEEMAALAGGAFTTVGTISVAFDCPFDGPTPEERVVEDAQHFLALGVTRIAIGDTIGSATPPRVRALMRRLRDALPEDTVLIAHFHDSRGTGIANCVAALEAGVTHFDTALGGTGGHPAGIAYGEGFTGNVCTEDLATLFEAMGIRTGLDIAAVREAGRAAETLLGRRLHARTTRLGEHA; via the coding sequence ATGAGCCAGAACCCCGAGGTCGTCCTCTGCGAGTGCTTCGCCCGCGACGGGCTGCAGCACGAGCCGGAGGTGGTGCCCGCCGCGGCCAAGGCGGCGATGCTGGCGCGCATCGCCGATTGCGGCTTCCGGCGCATCGAGATCACCTCCTTCTCGCACCCGAAGTACATCCCGCAATTCGCCGATGCGGAGGCGGTGCTGGCCGCCGTGCCGCCGCGCCCGGGCGTGCTGTTCAAGGCCACCTGCCCCAACCCCGCCGCCGTCCGCCGCGCCCTGGCCGCGCGCGAGGCCGGCCGCGGCCCGGAGGAGATCAGCTTCCTCGTCTCCGCCTCGGAGGGGCACACGCAGAAGAACCTGCGCCGCTCCCGCGCCGAGCAATGGACCCAGGTGGAGGAGATGGCGGCGCTGGCCGGCGGCGCCTTCACCACGGTCGGCACCATCTCCGTCGCCTTCGACTGCCCCTTCGACGGCCCGACGCCGGAGGAACGCGTGGTGGAGGATGCGCAGCACTTCCTCGCACTCGGCGTCACCCGCATCGCCATCGGCGACACCATCGGCAGCGCCACGCCGCCGCGCGTGCGTGCCCTGATGCGACGCCTGCGCGACGCCCTGCCGGAGGACACCGTCCTCATCGCGCATTTCCACGACAGCCGCGGCACGGGCATCGCGAACTGCGTCGCCGCGCTGGAGGCGGGGGTGACGCATTTCGACACCGCCCTGGGCGGCACGGGCGGGCACCCCGCCGGCATCGCCTATGGCGAGGGCTTCACCGGCAATGTCTGCACCGAGGACCTCGCCACCCTGTTCGAGGCAATGGGTATCCGCACCGGGCTGGACATCGCGGCGGTGCGCGAGGCCGGGCGGGCCGCCGAGACCCTGCTCGGCCGCCGCCTGCACGCCCGCACCACCCGGCTGGGAGAGCATGCATGA
- a CDS encoding enoyl-CoA hydratase-related protein, with product MSQGEMDREENPLLLRREGPVLHATLNRPARRNALSAALAAALDDMIAGLREDRETRVLVIGGAGGHFCAGLDLAEAGTPQAPEEKRAAQLERNRRTAARLAALAALPQVVIARIEGSAYAGGLGLVCAADLALADATARFAAPEVRRGLVPAQILPWLVRRMGRSDATRLVLQGDAWDAPTALRAGLVHEVLPDAAALDARLATVLADLRQGAPGALAATKELLAALGPVAPEGYAEAGARAFAQAAAGEAAEGIAAFREKRAPAWAVR from the coding sequence ATGAGCCAGGGGGAGATGGACCGGGAGGAGAACCCGCTGCTGCTGCGCCGGGAGGGCCCGGTGCTGCACGCCACGCTGAACCGCCCGGCGCGCCGCAACGCGCTCAGCGCCGCCCTTGCCGCCGCGCTGGACGACATGATCGCCGGGCTGCGCGAGGACCGCGAGACGCGCGTGCTGGTGATCGGCGGCGCGGGCGGGCATTTCTGCGCCGGGCTCGACCTGGCCGAGGCGGGCACGCCCCAGGCGCCCGAGGAGAAGCGTGCCGCGCAACTGGAGCGCAACCGCCGCACCGCCGCGCGCCTCGCCGCCCTGGCCGCGCTGCCGCAGGTGGTGATCGCCCGCATCGAGGGCTCCGCCTATGCCGGCGGGCTTGGCCTGGTCTGCGCCGCCGATCTCGCCCTGGCCGACGCCACCGCGCGCTTCGCCGCGCCCGAGGTGCGGCGCGGCCTGGTGCCGGCGCAGATCCTGCCCTGGCTGGTCCGCCGCATGGGCCGCAGCGACGCCACCCGGCTGGTGCTGCAGGGCGACGCCTGGGACGCGCCCACCGCCCTGCGCGCCGGGCTGGTGCACGAGGTGCTGCCCGACGCCGCCGCGCTCGATGCACGGCTGGCGACCGTGCTCGCCGACCTGCGCCAGGGCGCGCCCGGCGCGCTGGCGGCCACGAAGGAGCTGCTGGCCGCGCTCGGCCCCGTGGCGCCGGAGGGCTATGCCGAGGCGGGCGCCCGCGCCTTTGCCCAGGCCGCGGCCGGCGAGGCCGCCGAAGGCATCGCCGCCTTCCGCGAGAAGCGGGCGCCAGCCTGGGCTGTGCGCTGA